Within the Aeromicrobium sp. Root236 genome, the region TTCACTTCTTTGCCGCATCGGGGGCATGTTCCCCCTGCGAGCTTTCGGCGGTTCTCCTCGCGCATTTCGCGCTCATTGTCTGTACTCATGACCCCTAAGGCCTTTCGTACGGACGCAAGGGGCCACCGAGAATGCAAGAGGTGTGTGGATGTTGGACGAACAACTTTGGGCGCTGGAGGGGGTTCGCCGCGTGGATGGCGCGTACTCCTAGTTGGCAGTTCATCGCCGTCGAAACTTCGTGAAACGAAATGAATGGCTGCGGAGTGAGTCCCGGTGTCACATCCAACGTGCCTGAGGCGACGCTGACGATGTCGTCACCAATCGTGAACCGAAGTCCTAGTCCGAAACGTTCGGACCAGAAGGGGTGGGCGTGGATGGAGGTGGCAGTTGCCGGGCCCACCCACGTGTCCGCAGAGACTGCTGGTCTGCGTTGAGATAGCAGAGCCCGATCCCTAGACGGTTCCATTGAATGGCGTTACGATCACACCTAGTGGAACACCCTAGGAGGAATCTCGTGCCCGGTCCGACCATTCAGTTTCGGCGTTTGAAGCACCTGCTCATCGCATTTACCTCACTCTTCCTTACGATCGGAGTGTTGGCTGGAGTTTCGGCGTCGAGTGCGACAGCTACCGGCGCACCGGTCGTGATCACGGCTTCGCCCTCTGGCAGTGGGTCGGCGTGCACCCGCAGTCACCCCTGCAAACTGTCGACCGCCAAATCGCATGCGAGGGTGTACGCGGCTATCAGCGGACGCGACGTTCAGGTCGTGCTGCTCGGCGGGACGTACCGAGTCACGAAGCCACTGCAGTTTTCCTCGGCTGACTCCGGGCGAGGGAAGCACTCGGTCTCCTACGTCGCCGCATCCGGAGCGACCCCTGTCATCTCGGGAGGTCGTCTGGTCTCCGGATGGAAAGTGTCGGATTCAAAGAAGAGGATCTACCGGGCGAAAGTGGGGGCCGCCGCATTCCGTGACCTGTATGTCGACGGGCGCCGGGCAGTTCGGGCGCGTGGGCCGATGAACCCAGCGGGCGTCGTTTCCACGGCCGATGGTTACTCACTTCCAGACTCGACGATGAGCGCCTGGAAGGACACGTCTGCGATGGAGGCGGTGGCCCGCATCTACTGGAAGGAGCTGCGGTGCCCGGTCGCGAACATCACGGGGACGCAGATGACTTTCAAGCAGCCCTGCTGGAAGAACGCGAACTTGCACTCGGGACTGGGTATGCAGAACGTTGCTTGGTTCGAGAACGCCTATGAACTTCTCGACTCCGCAGGGGAGTGGTACTACAGCAAGCCGAGCGGATACCTCTACTACAAGCCGCTCCCGGGACAGAGCATGAAGACTGCGAAGGTCACGGTGCCCGTCGCTGAGCAGCTTGTAGTCGTCAAGGGAACGGCAGACAAGCCGGTGGAGAATCTCAATTTCTATGGCATCAATTTTCGCGAGACGACCTGGAACAGCCCGAGCTCTGCTGAGGGTTACACGCCCGCTCAGTCCGGATTCCGTGTCATGGGCGAGAACAGCGGTTGGGCGTCTGCGCGTACCAAATGGGTGCAATCACCCGCGGCTGTTTCCTTCCGTTATGCGAAGAACGTGGACTTCTCTCGAAACCTGATGCGAAACATCGGGTCGGCTGGACTGAATCTTGAAACCGGTGTGCAGGACGCGAATGTTTCGGGCAACGGGTTCACGGACATCGGGCTTAGCGCCATCCAGCTTGGCGGGATCACGGAGAAGGACCACCACCCTGCTGTGAGCGGAGATGAGACGCAAGACCTCGCCGTGACGAACAACATCATCAGGACGGCCGGAGCGCACTATCGCGACGGGGTCGGGATCTGGGCCGGCTACATTTCTGACTCGCGTATTGAGCACAATGACCTCAAGTCCCTTCCGTACTCCGGGATCTCGTTTGGATGGGGCTGGGGGCTGTTCGATGAAGGCGGAAATCCGAACTATGACGGCAACGGTGACGTACCCGTCTACGACTCACCTTCGAACAACACTGGCAACTCTGTCCGCTGGAACCGCATCTCCGACTACATGCGCGAGTTGGCGGACGGCGCTGGGATCTACACCCTGGGCAACGCCGGAGGCAGCGTGGTCAGCGACAACTACATCACTGATTTGAAGAACCCGAACTACTTTGGGATCTACTTGGATGAGGGCTCGAGCGGCCTGCGGCTGAACCGCAACGTCACGTGCCGCACCGGGGAAAGCTGGTTGAACGTGCACGCCAGCTTCCGCAACGTCATCCTTCACAACTTCGCTGACGTTGATGAATACAAGATTCCCGGCACAGAGCCGTCAGTCGTGGACATTGATGAAAACTCGAGCGGTTTGCCCTGCCAGGCACTGCCAGCCTCGATCATGAAGAGTGCCGGGCTGACGCCCGGATCGGTCAGCAAGTTCTCGTCGCCGTGGAGGGCTCTCGTTGCGCGGCCCGACTCCGCCGACAATGAGGCGCCTGCGAAGGTTTCGGGTCTGCAGGTTGTCGCAAGCACGAGTTCGCGAGCCACCCTGGACTGGGACACTTCGACGGATAACCTCGGGACCACCGGTTATGAGGTCTCGGTGAACGGCGTGGTGTCCTACGCAACGGAGCACCCGGGCGTGACCTTGGGTCGGCTCACTGCAGGTAAGTCGATCGACATCTCAGTCCGCGCCCGGGACGCCGCCGGCAACCTCTCGAAGGATCGGACGATCACGTTTGACGTTCCCGAAGCCAGCGAGTCGGACACCACTCCGCCCACTGCTCCGAGCAACCTCAGGGTTGCCGGTGCTGGAACGTCGTCGATCGTGCTCGAGTGGTCGCCGTCAGAGGATCTCGTGGGCGTGGAGAAGTACGAAGTTACGGTTGGGGGACATGAGCCGATCACGACGAACAAGACGAGTGTTGCCGTCCCCGGCTT harbors:
- a CDS encoding LamG-like jellyroll fold domain-containing protein, whose protein sequence is MALRSHLVEHPRRNLVPGPTIQFRRLKHLLIAFTSLFLTIGVLAGVSASSATATGAPVVITASPSGSGSACTRSHPCKLSTAKSHARVYAAISGRDVQVVLLGGTYRVTKPLQFSSADSGRGKHSVSYVAASGATPVISGGRLVSGWKVSDSKKRIYRAKVGAAAFRDLYVDGRRAVRARGPMNPAGVVSTADGYSLPDSTMSAWKDTSAMEAVARIYWKELRCPVANITGTQMTFKQPCWKNANLHSGLGMQNVAWFENAYELLDSAGEWYYSKPSGYLYYKPLPGQSMKTAKVTVPVAEQLVVVKGTADKPVENLNFYGINFRETTWNSPSSAEGYTPAQSGFRVMGENSGWASARTKWVQSPAAVSFRYAKNVDFSRNLMRNIGSAGLNLETGVQDANVSGNGFTDIGLSAIQLGGITEKDHHPAVSGDETQDLAVTNNIIRTAGAHYRDGVGIWAGYISDSRIEHNDLKSLPYSGISFGWGWGLFDEGGNPNYDGNGDVPVYDSPSNNTGNSVRWNRISDYMRELADGAGIYTLGNAGGSVVSDNYITDLKNPNYFGIYLDEGSSGLRLNRNVTCRTGESWLNVHASFRNVILHNFADVDEYKIPGTEPSVVDIDENSSGLPCQALPASIMKSAGLTPGSVSKFSSPWRALVARPDSADNEAPAKVSGLQVVASTSSRATLDWDTSTDNLGTTGYEVSVNGVVSYATEHPGVTLGRLTAGKSIDISVRARDAAGNLSKDRTITFDVPEASESDTTPPTAPSNLRVAGAGTSSIVLEWSPSEDLVGVEKYEVTVGGHEPITTNKTSVAVPGLEADASFDVKVVAMDAADNTSAEATIAAETKPVPARPEALDLPGLVLWLDRGSVTAGDGDRVAVWSDSSGSGHDAAQATENARPLLDAAGDGSRGALEFNGASRLLETGEPVTDSQQYTVAVVSTVDTDAWGPFYNGDSSFDGYGFYKLQTSLHGTIHGGSGFNTYGPVENAGQVQVQTIVGSAGEERMYVDGAQSGNAATTSPKKPTRSTLIGAVDRFAPFAGDIAEVVVFDRALSSEELQSVNDFLINRHS